A single genomic interval of Nocardioides nitrophenolicus harbors:
- a CDS encoding CoA-binding protein, giving the protein MTTAPHLDPATIDRMLDDATTWAIVGLSGNPDRTAYRIAELLQSRGKKIVPIHPSAPVVLGEQGYASLADVPFPIDVVDVFRRSEDAGRFADEAVAVGAGGVWFQLGVVDQAAFERTRAAGVPMVMDTCPAIEWRKRGH; this is encoded by the coding sequence GTGACCACAGCCCCGCACCTCGACCCCGCGACCATCGACCGGATGCTCGACGACGCGACCACCTGGGCGATCGTCGGCCTCTCCGGCAACCCCGACCGCACGGCGTACCGGATCGCCGAGCTGCTGCAGTCCCGCGGCAAGAAGATCGTGCCGATCCACCCCTCCGCCCCGGTCGTGCTCGGGGAGCAGGGCTACGCCTCGCTCGCCGACGTGCCCTTCCCGATCGACGTGGTCGACGTCTTCCGCCGCTCAGAGGACGCCGGGCGGTTCGCCGACGAGGCGGTCGCCGTCGGCGCCGGAGGCGTGTGGTTCCAGCTCGGCGTGGTCGACCAGGCGGCGTTCGAGCGGACCCGGGCGGCCGGCGTACCGATGGTGATGGACACCTGCCCCGCCATCGAGTGGCGCAAGCGGGGTCACTGA
- a CDS encoding ABC transporter permease produces MTLVAPAPVTASPAGAGRTAAAGRRTVPALRSLAGVAAVTVTVLFLASVVTFALGALSDSNPAAAALGETATADDIARLDHEFGLDRPLVEQYASWVGNAVTGDLGRSWFTTIPVADSIRTALPVDLSIASLALVLAILIGGGAGIGAALSNGGPLDRAVTLVCSLLGTLPPFVIGMALIVVFSVKLQLLPAGGYVPVQTDPLEWLRFAILPALALSLDVAASIARQLRTSLVGELRENYAVGAEMRGFGRRRVLFGHVLRNAAGPTLAVIGLAIPLIIGGAVMTEKLFGLPGVAQLSLQAAEKGDVPVVLGTLLVTAVVVVVASLVVNLLQVLLNPVARRGAGVAGGAR; encoded by the coding sequence ATGACCCTGGTCGCCCCGGCACCGGTGACCGCGAGCCCCGCGGGCGCCGGCAGGACGGCCGCCGCGGGCCGGCGTACCGTCCCGGCGCTGCGCTCGCTCGCCGGGGTCGCGGCGGTCACCGTGACGGTGCTCTTCCTGGCCTCGGTCGTGACCTTCGCGCTCGGCGCCCTCAGCGACAGCAACCCTGCGGCCGCCGCGCTGGGCGAGACCGCCACCGCCGACGACATCGCCCGGCTCGACCACGAGTTCGGGCTGGACCGCCCGCTCGTCGAGCAGTACGCGAGCTGGGTCGGGAACGCCGTGACCGGCGACCTCGGCCGGTCCTGGTTCACCACGATCCCGGTCGCCGACAGCATCCGCACCGCGCTCCCGGTGGACCTGTCGATCGCCAGCCTGGCCCTGGTGCTGGCGATCCTGATCGGCGGCGGTGCCGGAATCGGTGCGGCACTCAGCAACGGCGGTCCGCTCGACCGCGCGGTCACGCTGGTCTGCTCGCTGCTCGGCACGCTGCCGCCGTTCGTCATCGGCATGGCGCTGATCGTGGTCTTCTCGGTGAAGCTCCAGCTGCTCCCCGCGGGCGGCTACGTGCCGGTGCAGACCGATCCGCTGGAGTGGCTGCGCTTCGCGATCCTGCCGGCGCTGGCGCTGAGCCTCGACGTCGCGGCCTCGATCGCCCGCCAGCTGCGGACCTCGCTGGTCGGCGAGCTGCGCGAGAACTACGCCGTGGGCGCGGAGATGCGCGGCTTCGGCCGCCGTCGGGTGCTCTTCGGCCACGTGCTGCGCAACGCCGCCGGCCCGACGCTCGCGGTGATCGGGCTCGCCATCCCGCTCATCATCGGCGGGGCGGTGATGACCGAGAAGCTGTTCGGCCTGCCGGGCGTCGCCCAGCTGTCGCTGCAGGCCGCGGAGAAGGGCGACGTCCCCGTGGTCCTCGGCACGCTGCTCGTCACCGCGGTGGTCGTGGTGGTCGCGAGCCTGGTGGTCAACCTGCTCCAGGTGCTGCTGAACCCGGTCGCCCGGCGCGGCGCCGGAGTCGCGGGAGGTGCCCGATGA
- a CDS encoding TetR/AcrR family transcriptional regulator — protein MATTSRDRLVAAAFELFAGQGYDATTVDEIAARAGAGRSTFFRHFPTKDDVVLPDHDALLRRVDERLATASTAGREVALREAAGIVLAHYLAEGETARTRYLLARSVPTIRDREIASVQRYVRLFGKHVHRWLDAEPDGPLRAELVASSVVIAHNHVLRQWLRGDVDDPATTRALVDRALDHALAVLRGPAGSGPPTIVITGAERDVEQVVREVRDALGRGGPADPGKS, from the coding sequence GTGGCCACCACCTCCCGCGACCGCCTCGTCGCCGCTGCCTTCGAGCTCTTCGCGGGCCAGGGGTACGACGCCACCACCGTCGACGAGATCGCCGCTCGCGCCGGCGCCGGGCGGAGCACCTTCTTCCGCCACTTCCCCACCAAGGACGACGTCGTGCTCCCCGACCACGACGCCCTGCTGCGCCGGGTCGACGAGCGGCTCGCCACCGCCTCGACCGCGGGTCGCGAGGTGGCCCTGCGCGAGGCCGCCGGCATCGTCCTGGCGCACTACCTCGCCGAGGGCGAGACCGCCCGCACCCGCTACCTGCTGGCGCGCTCGGTCCCGACCATCCGGGACCGCGAGATCGCCAGCGTGCAGCGCTACGTGCGGCTCTTCGGCAAGCACGTCCACCGCTGGCTGGACGCCGAGCCCGACGGCCCGCTGCGCGCCGAGCTGGTCGCCTCGTCGGTCGTGATCGCCCACAACCACGTGCTCCGCCAGTGGCTGCGCGGCGACGTCGACGACCCCGCCACCACGCGTGCGCTCGTCGACCGGGCCCTGGACCACGCGCTCGCCGTGCTGCGCGGCCCCGCCGGCTCCGGGCCGCCGACGATCGTGATCACCGGCGCCGAGCGCGACGTCGAGCAGGTCGTGCGCGAGGTCCGCGACGCCCTCGGCCGAGGCGGACCGGCCGATCCCGGGAAGAGCTGA
- a CDS encoding LysR family transcriptional regulator produces the protein MSKILDIAPLRSLVAVADCGGFQRAADHLHLSQGAVSQHVRRLEGVVGTKLVEKHGRGSRFTAGGERLVQHARQILAAHDDTLRSFAVEQVSEITLGSTEHAAAQLLPALAAALERADSGHRFRFRIDRGNRLREGLAAGSIDLALVLNADDPDAVAVGELDLAWYAAPAWSPPQAPEPVRLVAFDSPCSLRSRALETLAAHAVPAVIGAEAIQLAGVQAAVGAGLGVALMATLGQTPEGLVRRDDLPLPEPLRLSVCARPQLDAAVVRVVAEAITPLLETSARAGVR, from the coding sequence ATGAGCAAGATTCTAGACATTGCTCCGCTGCGGAGCCTGGTCGCGGTGGCGGACTGCGGCGGCTTCCAGCGTGCCGCCGACCACCTGCACCTGAGCCAGGGTGCGGTCAGCCAGCACGTACGCCGGCTCGAGGGCGTCGTCGGCACCAAGCTCGTCGAGAAGCACGGCCGCGGGTCGCGCTTCACCGCGGGCGGCGAGCGCCTCGTCCAGCACGCCCGCCAGATCCTGGCGGCGCACGACGACACGCTGCGCTCCTTCGCCGTCGAGCAGGTCAGCGAGATCACGCTCGGCTCGACCGAGCACGCCGCCGCCCAGCTCCTCCCCGCGCTCGCGGCCGCCCTGGAGCGAGCCGACTCCGGCCACCGGTTCCGGTTCCGCATCGACCGCGGCAACCGGCTGCGCGAGGGACTCGCCGCCGGCTCGATCGACCTGGCCCTGGTCCTCAACGCCGACGACCCGGACGCGGTCGCCGTCGGCGAGCTCGACCTCGCCTGGTACGCCGCCCCCGCCTGGTCGCCGCCTCAGGCGCCCGAGCCGGTGCGCCTGGTCGCCTTCGACAGCCCGTGCAGCCTGCGCAGCCGCGCGCTCGAGACGCTGGCCGCGCACGCCGTGCCGGCGGTGATCGGCGCCGAGGCGATCCAGCTCGCCGGCGTCCAGGCGGCCGTCGGCGCCGGCCTCGGCGTGGCCCTGATGGCCACCCTCGGCCAGACGCCCGAGGGACTGGTCCGCAGGGACGACCTGCCGCTGCCCGAGCCGCTGCGGCTCTCGGTGTGCGCGCGCCCCCAGCTCGACGCCGCGGTGGTCCGGGTGGTCGCCGAGGCGATCACACCGCTCCTCGAGACCTCCGCCCGGGCGGGCGTGCGGTAG
- a CDS encoding ABC transporter substrate-binding protein has translation MPLRTRTSTNLNRRTFLGASLGAGLILALEACGGTSTGSGGSGGAGGTIKWAWQLPTTWDPVTSSAGSDVQMLALAYDPITALDEQGNAIPWLAESWKYDESGTKVTFTLRSGLTFSDGSPLDATAVATSIERGRTQQGSLIAPQMKTIAKVSASGERDVVLELSEVDYQYPLLFAGKTGMVVNPAAFEKDAAALATQPAGSGPFTVTKYVQNDHASLKKNDRFFAADEIKVSAFDLYPQADPATVVAAVQSGQYNVARLGGAQVQQAKDAGLEVQVLDSMFVYCLDVHTGMAPFDDPAVVEALKYAIDREKIKKVANFGIGDVNYQPFPPGYVGFNPDLGDVYAFDPDKARQLLADAGYTDPVPAVFTSSGFAPAAVELIQAQLKDVGIDATIDTIPQTQHTQLVYIERSKALTYDGFAGRESPVQAFQVLFGAEGLMNPDRTSSPELEAQLKKVKETPTDDPAYAGLLQEATRIAVTTFPNVFLYLAPSIVARKGVSALPKSPSLRRFEGVTTS, from the coding sequence ATGCCTCTCCGCACCCGCACGTCGACCAACCTCAACCGCCGGACCTTCCTCGGCGCCAGCCTGGGCGCCGGCTTGATCCTGGCGCTGGAGGCGTGTGGCGGCACCTCGACGGGCTCCGGTGGGAGCGGCGGCGCCGGCGGCACCATCAAGTGGGCCTGGCAGCTGCCGACCACGTGGGACCCGGTCACCTCGTCGGCGGGCTCGGACGTGCAGATGCTCGCCCTGGCCTACGACCCGATCACCGCGCTCGACGAGCAGGGCAACGCGATCCCGTGGCTCGCCGAGTCCTGGAAGTACGACGAGTCAGGCACGAAGGTCACCTTCACCCTGCGCTCCGGGCTGACGTTCAGCGACGGCAGCCCGCTCGACGCCACCGCCGTGGCCACGTCGATCGAGCGCGGCCGCACCCAGCAGGGCTCCCTGATCGCCCCGCAGATGAAGACCATCGCGAAGGTCTCGGCGTCGGGCGAGCGCGACGTCGTGCTCGAGCTCAGCGAGGTCGACTACCAGTACCCGCTGCTGTTCGCCGGCAAGACCGGCATGGTCGTCAACCCGGCCGCCTTCGAGAAGGACGCCGCCGCGCTCGCCACCCAGCCGGCGGGCTCCGGGCCGTTCACGGTCACGAAGTACGTCCAGAACGACCACGCCTCGCTGAAGAAGAACGACCGCTTCTTCGCCGCCGACGAGATCAAGGTGTCCGCCTTCGACCTCTACCCGCAGGCCGACCCGGCGACCGTCGTCGCCGCGGTCCAGTCCGGGCAGTACAACGTCGCCCGGCTCGGCGGCGCCCAGGTCCAGCAGGCCAAGGACGCCGGGCTCGAGGTCCAGGTGCTCGACTCGATGTTCGTCTACTGCCTCGACGTGCACACCGGCATGGCACCCTTCGACGACCCGGCGGTCGTCGAGGCCCTCAAGTACGCCATCGACCGCGAGAAGATCAAGAAGGTCGCCAACTTCGGCATCGGCGACGTCAACTACCAGCCCTTCCCGCCGGGCTACGTCGGCTTCAACCCCGATCTCGGCGACGTCTACGCGTTCGACCCCGACAAGGCGCGCCAGCTGCTCGCCGACGCCGGCTACACCGACCCGGTGCCCGCGGTGTTCACCTCCTCCGGCTTCGCGCCGGCCGCCGTCGAGCTGATCCAGGCCCAGCTCAAGGACGTCGGGATCGACGCCACGATCGACACCATCCCGCAGACCCAGCACACCCAGCTGGTCTACATCGAGCGCTCCAAGGCGCTGACGTACGACGGCTTCGCGGGCCGCGAGTCGCCGGTGCAGGCGTTCCAGGTGCTGTTCGGCGCCGAGGGCCTGATGAACCCCGACCGGACCTCGAGCCCCGAGCTGGAGGCCCAGCTGAAGAAGGTCAAGGAGACGCCGACCGACGACCCGGCGTACGCGGGGCTGCTGCAGGAGGCGACCCGGATCGCGGTCACGACCTTCCCCAACGTCTTCCTCTACCTCGCGCCGTCGATCGTCGCGCGCAAGGGCGTCTCGGCGCTGCCGAAGTCGCCGAGCCTGCGCCGCTTCGAGGGGGTGACCACGTCATGA
- a CDS encoding LLM class flavin-dependent oxidoreductase, with amino-acid sequence MASKRQIHLGAVPYGTGGPGSHTLWLDPEIPGDASVSIAWFTEIALLAERGCFDLVFIVDSQFITPYSPPHYLNRLEPLTLLSALATQTSRIGLVGTATTSFNSPFNLVRRLGSLDLISGGRAGWNVVTTGDAGTATNYGLEEHYDYDTRYGRAQEFVELARALWDSYEDDAFVRDRETGVFLDRAKQHVLDHRGEYFSVRGPLNLVRSPQGHPVVFQAGDSDQGRDLGASVGEGIFTHAPDIPAGRAFYDDLKTRAETKFGRDPDELVIMPGIKVVVGDTDEEAREIEAVNNDRDHTFAAALAEFGRPFGWHDFTQYDLDAPFPAETLEHGRRSFFTQAKAVTERAVENGWTLRQTVEATRHFRKSEFVGSPATVADKLVEWWEARACDGFNVGVDHPSNFRRFVDEVVPILQERGVFRAEYDATTLRGHLGLPVPVNRHTAARAAAATP; translated from the coding sequence ATGGCCTCGAAGCGGCAGATCCACCTGGGCGCGGTGCCCTACGGCACCGGCGGACCGGGCAGCCACACGCTGTGGCTGGACCCCGAGATCCCGGGCGACGCGAGCGTGAGCATCGCCTGGTTCACCGAGATCGCCCTGCTGGCCGAGCGCGGGTGCTTCGACCTCGTGTTCATCGTGGACAGCCAGTTCATCACGCCGTACTCGCCGCCGCACTACCTCAACCGGCTCGAGCCGCTGACCCTGCTCAGCGCGCTCGCCACGCAGACCAGCCGGATCGGCCTGGTCGGCACCGCGACGACCAGCTTCAACAGCCCGTTCAACCTGGTCCGGCGGCTCGGCTCGCTCGACCTGATCAGCGGCGGCCGCGCCGGCTGGAATGTCGTCACCACCGGCGACGCCGGCACCGCGACCAACTACGGGCTCGAGGAGCACTACGACTACGACACCCGCTACGGCCGGGCGCAGGAGTTCGTCGAGCTGGCCCGCGCGCTGTGGGACTCCTACGAGGACGACGCCTTCGTCCGCGACCGCGAGACCGGGGTCTTCCTCGACCGAGCCAAGCAGCACGTCCTCGACCACCGCGGCGAGTACTTCTCGGTGCGCGGCCCGCTCAACCTGGTCCGCTCGCCGCAGGGGCACCCGGTCGTCTTCCAGGCCGGAGACTCCGACCAGGGCCGGGACCTGGGAGCCAGCGTGGGGGAGGGCATCTTCACCCACGCCCCGGACATCCCGGCCGGCCGGGCGTTCTACGACGACCTCAAGACCCGCGCGGAGACGAAGTTCGGCCGCGACCCCGACGAGCTGGTGATCATGCCGGGGATCAAGGTCGTCGTCGGCGACACCGACGAGGAGGCCCGCGAGATCGAGGCCGTCAACAACGACCGGGACCACACCTTCGCCGCCGCGCTGGCCGAGTTCGGCCGGCCCTTCGGCTGGCACGACTTCACCCAGTACGACCTCGACGCGCCCTTCCCCGCCGAGACCCTCGAGCACGGCCGGCGCTCGTTCTTCACCCAGGCCAAGGCGGTCACCGAGCGCGCGGTCGAGAACGGCTGGACGCTGCGGCAGACCGTCGAGGCGACGCGGCACTTCCGGAAGAGCGAGTTCGTCGGCTCGCCGGCGACGGTGGCCGACAAGCTCGTCGAGTGGTGGGAGGCGCGGGCCTGCGACGGCTTCAACGTCGGCGTCGACCACCCCTCGAACTTCCGCCGCTTCGTCGACGAGGTGGTGCCGATCCTCCAGGAGCGGGGCGTCTTCCGCGCCGAGTACGACGCCACCACCCTGCGCGGGCATCTCGGGCTGCCCGTCCCGGTCAACCGCCACACCGCGGCCCGCGCGGCGGCCGCCACCCCCTAG
- a CDS encoding ABC transporter permease: MRTLRALWRIPSARLALLVLLGVALLAVFGGALAPHDPLKQYTDDVLQGPSGTHLLGTDYVGRDVLSRLMEGTRLSVVGAVEAVLIGGVLGVPSGLASAWLGPRLEWLTLRVSDTLVILPFTVFAIAVAGTLGNGLQQAMIAIGILISPIFFRVTRAAALGLRKVQYVEAAELMGATEWWTLRRHIWAKVLPNVAVTAAHATGAALLVVASLAFLGLGVTPPAPTWGGMLSSDLGYLAQQPWAPVFPALLMMATVGSLNLLADAIREATGATDAPRRRRLAPPTPTREERRDGVPA, encoded by the coding sequence ATGAGGACGCTGCGTGCGCTCTGGCGGATCCCCAGCGCCCGGCTGGCCCTGCTCGTGCTGCTGGGCGTGGCCCTGCTCGCCGTGTTCGGCGGCGCGCTCGCTCCGCACGACCCGCTGAAGCAGTACACCGACGACGTGCTCCAGGGGCCGAGCGGCACGCACCTGCTCGGCACCGACTACGTCGGCCGCGACGTGCTGAGCCGGCTGATGGAGGGCACCCGGCTGTCCGTCGTCGGCGCCGTGGAGGCGGTGCTGATCGGCGGGGTGCTCGGCGTGCCGTCGGGTCTGGCGTCGGCCTGGCTCGGCCCGCGGCTGGAGTGGCTCACCTTGCGGGTCAGCGACACCCTGGTGATCCTGCCGTTCACCGTGTTCGCGATCGCCGTGGCCGGCACCCTCGGCAACGGGCTGCAGCAGGCGATGATCGCGATCGGCATCCTGATCAGCCCGATCTTCTTCCGGGTCACCCGGGCGGCCGCGCTGGGCCTGCGCAAGGTGCAGTACGTCGAGGCCGCCGAGCTGATGGGCGCCACCGAGTGGTGGACCCTGCGCCGGCACATCTGGGCCAAGGTGCTGCCGAACGTCGCGGTCACCGCGGCGCACGCCACCGGCGCCGCGCTCCTGGTCGTCGCCTCGCTCGCCTTCCTCGGCCTCGGCGTCACGCCACCCGCGCCGACCTGGGGCGGGATGCTCTCCTCCGACCTCGGCTATCTCGCCCAGCAGCCCTGGGCCCCGGTCTTCCCGGCCCTGCTGATGATGGCGACCGTCGGCTCGCTCAACCTGCTCGCCGACGCGATCCGCGAGGCCACCGGCGCGACGGACGCGCCGCGCCGCCGCCGGCTCGCCCCGCCCACCCCGACCCGAGAGGAGCGACGCGATGGCGTCCCCGCGTGA
- a CDS encoding acyl-CoA dehydrogenase family protein: MYALSEEHQAIREAVRAICDAKVAPFAAEVDEQARYPREAHDALVAADFHAPHVPEQYGGAGADALATVIVIEEVARADVSASLIPAVNKLGSLPVMIGGGEEIKAKYLSRLASGAGGFSYCLSEPDAGSDAANQKTRAVRDGDGWVLNGTKRWISNAGESEFYTVLATTDPDARTKGISAFVVEKSDEGVSFGAPEKKLGIKGSPTREVYFDNVRIPGDRIIGEEGKGFEYAMKTLDHTRITIAAQAVGVAQGALDYALGYAKERQQFGKAIADFQGLQFLLADMGMKVEAARQLTYAAAGRSERGDADLTFFGAAAKCFASDVAMEVTTNAVQVLGGYGYTRDYPVERMMRDAKITQIYEGTNQVQRIVMARQLLAGVQSEI; this comes from the coding sequence ATGTACGCCCTGTCCGAGGAGCACCAGGCGATCCGCGAGGCCGTGCGCGCGATCTGCGACGCCAAGGTCGCGCCCTTCGCCGCGGAGGTCGACGAGCAGGCCCGCTACCCGCGGGAGGCGCACGACGCCCTGGTCGCGGCCGACTTCCATGCCCCCCACGTGCCCGAGCAGTACGGCGGCGCCGGCGCCGACGCGCTGGCCACGGTCATCGTGATCGAGGAGGTCGCCCGCGCCGACGTCTCCGCCTCGCTGATCCCCGCCGTCAACAAGCTCGGCTCGCTGCCGGTCATGATCGGCGGTGGCGAGGAGATCAAGGCCAAGTACCTCTCCCGACTCGCGTCCGGCGCGGGCGGCTTCTCCTACTGCCTCTCCGAGCCCGACGCCGGCTCCGACGCCGCCAACCAGAAGACCCGCGCGGTGCGCGACGGTGACGGCTGGGTGCTCAACGGCACCAAGCGCTGGATCTCCAACGCGGGGGAGTCGGAGTTCTACACCGTGCTCGCGACGACCGACCCCGACGCGCGGACCAAGGGCATCTCCGCGTTCGTGGTCGAGAAGTCCGACGAGGGCGTCTCCTTCGGCGCCCCCGAGAAGAAGCTCGGCATCAAGGGCTCGCCGACCCGCGAGGTCTACTTCGACAACGTGCGGATCCCCGGCGACCGGATCATCGGTGAGGAGGGCAAGGGCTTCGAGTACGCCATGAAGACCCTCGACCACACCCGGATCACCATCGCCGCCCAGGCGGTCGGCGTGGCGCAGGGCGCCCTCGACTACGCGCTCGGCTACGCCAAGGAGCGTCAGCAGTTCGGCAAGGCCATCGCCGACTTCCAGGGCCTGCAGTTCCTGCTCGCCGACATGGGCATGAAGGTCGAGGCCGCCCGTCAGCTGACCTACGCCGCCGCCGGCCGCTCCGAGCGCGGCGACGCCGATCTCACCTTCTTCGGCGCCGCGGCCAAGTGCTTCGCCTCCGACGTCGCCATGGAGGTCACCACCAACGCGGTGCAGGTCCTCGGCGGCTACGGCTACACCCGCGACTACCCGGTCGAGCGGATGATGCGCGACGCCAAGATCACCCAGATCTACGAGGGCACCAACCAGGTGCAGCGGATCGTGATGGCGCGCCAGCTGCTCGCCGGGGTGCAGAGCGAGATCTGA
- a CDS encoding ABC transporter ATP-binding protein: MSPTRTTPAPQDVRLAAPVPPTPAPLLRVRGLSVSYAPPRKGTHLGTGAALRDADLEVRPGEIVGIVGETGSGKTTLARATVGLVAPAAGAIEFAGEDIGGLRRRARRAFRRSGQVQLVFQDPLRSLDPDLTVGELVREPLDIAGTLSRAEREQRVAESLRLVGLDPDAVADRRPRQLSGGQRQRVSLARAISTRPRLLFCDEPVSALDVSNRNLILNLLDQLRTELDLAVVIIAHDLSSLAGIADRVAVFYRGRIVEQGPIRAVLEDPAHPYTALLTASAPSIALGHEDRLDPDRLRPDPGRPAWPADLGCVFAHRCPFAHDACAEQPPSAPLPHAPQRQSACHEAVVWRERLDPPHPQKESA; the protein is encoded by the coding sequence ATGAGCCCGACCCGCACCACCCCCGCACCCCAGGACGTCCGGCTGGCCGCACCGGTCCCGCCGACCCCGGCCCCGCTGCTGCGGGTCCGCGGCCTCTCGGTGTCCTACGCCCCGCCGCGCAAGGGCACCCACCTCGGCACCGGCGCCGCGCTGCGCGACGCCGACCTCGAGGTGCGGCCCGGCGAGATCGTCGGCATCGTCGGCGAGACCGGCTCGGGCAAGACCACCCTGGCCCGGGCCACGGTCGGCCTGGTCGCGCCCGCCGCGGGCGCGATCGAGTTCGCCGGGGAGGACATCGGCGGGCTGCGGCGCCGCGCCCGGCGCGCCTTCCGCCGCTCCGGCCAGGTCCAGCTGGTCTTCCAGGACCCACTGCGCTCGCTCGACCCCGACCTCACGGTGGGCGAGCTGGTCCGCGAGCCGCTCGACATCGCCGGGACCCTGTCGCGGGCCGAGCGCGAGCAGCGGGTCGCGGAGTCGCTGCGGCTGGTCGGCCTCGACCCGGACGCGGTCGCAGACCGGCGGCCCCGCCAGCTCTCCGGCGGCCAGCGCCAGCGGGTCTCGCTGGCCCGGGCCATCAGCACCCGGCCCCGGCTGCTGTTCTGCGACGAGCCCGTGTCGGCGCTGGACGTGTCCAACCGCAACCTGATCCTCAACCTGCTCGACCAGCTGCGCACCGAGCTGGACCTGGCGGTGGTGATCATCGCCCACGACCTCAGCTCCCTGGCCGGGATCGCCGACCGGGTCGCGGTGTTCTACCGCGGCCGGATCGTCGAGCAGGGACCGATCCGCGCGGTGCTCGAGGACCCGGCCCATCCCTACACCGCGCTGCTCACCGCCTCGGCGCCCAGCATCGCGCTCGGCCACGAGGACCGCCTCGACCCGGACCGGCTGCGTCCCGACCCGGGGCGCCCGGCCTGGCCGGCCGACCTGGGCTGCGTCTTCGCGCACCGCTGCCCGTTCGCCCACGACGCCTGCGCCGAGCAGCCGCCGTCGGCCCCGCTCCCGCACGCTCCCCAGCGGCAGAGCGCCTGCCACGAGGCCGTCGTCTGGCGCGAGCGCCTCGATCCACCCCACCCCCAGAAGGAGTCAGCATGA
- a CDS encoding ABC transporter ATP-binding protein, translating into MASPRESTLTVSDLQVSVGDGLVAVQDVSFEIGRGESVGLVGESGSGKTLTCRAALGLLPATGRVDAGRIVLGEGPEAIELTGARRATWDGVRAVRIGAVFQDPASYLNPSLTVGHQLAEQLRVKRGLRRRAAHDRTVELFAEVGLHDPAGVFHLYPHQLSGGMLQRVLIAIAISCEPELLIADEATTALDVVIQAEILALLRRLRETHALSLLLVTHDLAVVAESCERILVMYGGQIVESGPTAQVLTDPRHPYTRALMGVATVGDWGRRRLDVIPGQPPAAGERMPGCRFAPRCPVASAACTAGPVPVTDLGAGRTSRCVRSILDEAVPA; encoded by the coding sequence ATGGCGTCCCCGCGTGAGAGCACCCTGACGGTCAGCGACCTCCAGGTGTCCGTCGGCGACGGCCTGGTCGCCGTCCAGGACGTGTCCTTCGAGATCGGCCGCGGTGAGTCCGTGGGCCTGGTCGGCGAGTCCGGCAGCGGCAAGACGCTGACCTGCCGCGCCGCCCTCGGCCTGCTGCCGGCGACCGGCCGGGTCGACGCCGGGCGGATCGTGCTCGGGGAGGGCCCCGAGGCGATCGAGCTGACCGGCGCGCGCCGCGCGACCTGGGACGGCGTCCGCGCGGTCCGGATCGGCGCGGTCTTCCAGGACCCGGCGTCGTACCTCAACCCGTCGCTGACCGTCGGTCACCAGCTCGCCGAGCAGCTGCGGGTCAAGCGCGGCCTGCGCCGGCGCGCGGCCCACGACCGCACGGTGGAGCTCTTCGCGGAGGTCGGTCTCCACGACCCGGCCGGGGTGTTCCACCTCTATCCGCACCAGCTCTCCGGCGGCATGCTCCAGCGGGTGCTGATCGCGATCGCGATCTCCTGCGAGCCCGAGCTGCTCATCGCCGACGAGGCGACCACCGCGCTCGACGTCGTGATCCAGGCCGAGATCCTCGCGCTGCTGCGCCGGCTGCGCGAGACCCACGCCCTGTCGCTGCTCCTCGTCACCCACGACCTGGCCGTGGTCGCCGAGAGCTGCGAGCGGATCCTGGTCATGTACGGCGGCCAGATCGTCGAGAGCGGACCGACCGCGCAGGTGCTGACCGATCCGCGGCATCCCTACACCCGCGCCCTGATGGGCGTCGCCACGGTCGGCGACTGGGGCCGGCGCCGGCTGGACGTGATCCCCGGCCAGCCACCGGCCGCGGGGGAGCGGATGCCGGGCTGCCGGTTCGCGCCCCGGTGCCCGGTCGCGAGCGCCGCGTGCACCGCGGGTCCGGTGCCCGTCACCGACCTGGGCGCCGGCCGCACCAGCCGGTGCGTCCGATCCATCCTCGACGAGGCGGTGCCCGCATGA